The following are from one region of the Salmo trutta unplaced genomic scaffold, fSalTru1.1, whole genome shotgun sequence genome:
- the LOC115189464 gene encoding uncharacterized protein LOC115189464 isoform X1, with protein sequence MERTGVPMDSPGQSGSWREQVFLWIHLVSLRRGENRCSYGFTWSVWVMERTGVPMDSPGQSASWREQVFLWIHLVSLRHGENRCSYGFTWSVWVVERTGVPMDSPGQSGSWREQVFLWIHLVSLCHGENRCSYGFTWSVWVMERTGVPMDSPGQSVMERTGVPMDSPGQSASWREQVFLWIHLVSLGHGENRCSYGFTWSVWVVERTGVPMDSPGQSGSWREQVFLWIHLVSLGRGENRCSYGFTWSVWVMERTGVPMDSPGQSASWREQVFLWIHLVSLGHGENRYSYGFTWSVCVVERTGVPMDSPGQSVSWREQVFLWIHLVSLGRGENRCSYGFTWSVWVMERTGVPMDSPGQSASWREQVFLWIHLVSLCHGENRCSYGFTWSVCVMEGTGVPMDSPGQSASWREQMFLWIHLVSLRRGENRCSYGFTWSVWVVERTGVPMDSPGQSGSWREQVFLWIHLVSLRRGENRCSYGFTWSDCVVERTGVLNDV encoded by the coding sequence ATGGAGAGAACAGGTGTTCctatggattcacctggtcagtctgggtCATGGAGAGAACAGGTGTTCctatggattcacctggtcagtctgcgtCGTGGAGAGAACAGGTGTTCctatggattcacctggtcagtctgggtCATGGAGAGAACAGGTGTTCctatggattcacctggtcagtctgcgtCATGGAGAGAACAGGTGTTCctatggattcacctggtcagtctgcgtCATGGAGAGAACAGGTGTTCctatggattcacctggtcagtctgggtCGTGGAGAGAACAGGTGTTCctatggattcacctggtcagtctgggtCGTGGAGAGAACAGGTGTTCctatggattcacctggtcagtctgtgtcatggagagaacaggtgttcctatggattcacctggtcagtctgggtCATGGAGAGAACAGGTGTTCctatggattcacctggtcagtctgtcatggagagaacaggtgttcctatggattcacctggtcagtctgcgtCGTGGAGAGAACAGGTGTTCctatggattcacctggtcagtctgggtCATGGAGAGAACAGGTGTTCctatggattcacctggtcagtctgggtCGTGGAGAGAACAGGTGTTCctatggattcacctggtcagtctgggtCGTGGAGAGAACAGGTGTTCctatggattcacctggtcagtctgggtCGTGGAGAGAACAGGTGTTCctatggattcacctggtcagtctgggtCATGGAGAGAACAGGTGTTCctatggattcacctggtcagtctgcgtCGTGGAGAGAACAGGTGTTCctatggattcacctggtcagtctgggtcatggagagaacaggtattcctatggattcacctggtcagtctgcgtCGTGGAGAGAACAGGTGTTCctatggattcacctggtcagtctgtgtcatggagagaacaggtgttcctatggattcacctggtcagtctgggtCGTGGAGAGAACAGGTGTTCctatggattcacctggtcagtctgggtCATGGAGAGAACAGGTGTTCctatggattcacctggtcagtctgcgtCGTGGAGAGAACAGGTGTTCctatggattcacctggtcagtctgtgtcatggagagaacaggtgttcctatggattcacctggtcagtctgtgtcatggagggaacaggtgttcctatggattcacctggtcagtctgcgtCATGGAGAGAACAGATGTTCctatggattcacctggtcagtctgcgtCGTGGAGAGAACAGGTGTTCctatggattcacctggtcagtctgggtCGTGGAGAGAACAGGTGTTCctatggattcacctggtcagtctgggtCATGGAGAGAACAGGTGTTCctatggattcacctggtcagtctgcgtCGTGGAGAGAACAGGTGTTCctatggattcacctggtcagactGCGTCGTGGAGagaacaggtgttcttaatgatGTGTAG
- the LOC115189464 gene encoding uncharacterized protein LOC115189464 isoform X2, whose translation MERTGVPMDSPGQSGSWREQVFLWIHLVSLRRGENRCSYGFTWSVWVMERTGVPMDSPGQSASWREQVFLWIHLVSLRHGENRCSYGFTWSVWVVERTGVPMDSPGQSGSWREQVFLWIHLVSLCHGENRCSYGFTWSVWVMERTGVPMDSPGQSVMERTGVPMDSPGQSASWREQVFLWIHLVSLGHGENRCSYGFTWSVWVVERTGVPMDSPGQSGSWREQVFLWIHLVSLGRGENRCSYGFTWSVWVMERTGVPMDSPGQSASWREQVFLWIHLVSLGHGENRYSYGFTWSVCVVERTGVPMDSPGQSVSWREQVFLWIHLVSLGRGENRCSYGFTWSVWVMERTGVPMDSPGQSASWREQVFLWIHLVSLCHGENRCSYGFTWSVCVMEGTGVPMDSPGQSASWREQMFLWIHLVSLRRGENRCSYGFTWSVWVVERTGVPMDSPGQSGSWREQVFLWIHLVSLRRGENRCS comes from the exons ATGGAGAGAACAGGTGTTCctatggattcacctggtcagtctgggtCATGGAGAGAACAGGTGTTCctatggattcacctggtcagtctgcgtCGTGGAGAGAACAGGTGTTCctatggattcacctggtcagtctgggtCATGGAGAGAACAGGTGTTCctatggattcacctggtcagtctgcgtCATGGAGAGAACAGGTGTTCctatggattcacctggtcagtctgcgtCATGGAGAGAACAGGTGTTCctatggattcacctggtcagtctgggtCGTGGAGAGAACAGGTGTTCctatggattcacctggtcagtctgggtCGTGGAGAGAACAGGTGTTCctatggattcacctggtcagtctgtgtcatggagagaacaggtgttcctatggattcacctggtcagtctgggtCATGGAGAGAACAGGTGTTCctatggattcacctggtcagtctgtcatggagagaacaggtgttcctatggattcacctggtcagtctgcgtCGTGGAGAGAACAGGTGTTCctatggattcacctggtcagtctgggtCATGGAGAGAACAGGTGTTCctatggattcacctggtcagtctgggtCGTGGAGAGAACAGGTGTTCctatggattcacctggtcagtctgggtCGTGGAGAGAACAGGTGTTCctatggattcacctggtcagtctgggtCGTGGAGAGAACAGGTGTTCctatggattcacctggtcagtctgggtCATGGAGAGAACAGGTGTTCctatggattcacctggtcagtctgcgtCGTGGAGAGAACAGGTGTTCctatggattcacctggtcagtctgggtcatggagagaacaggtattcctatggattcacctggtcagtctgcgtCGTGGAGAGAACAGGTGTTCctatggattcacctggtcagtctgtgtcatggagagaacaggtgttcctatggattcacctggtcagtctgggtCGTGGAGAGAACAGGTGTTCctatggattcacctggtcagtctgggtCATGGAGAGAACAGGTGTTCctatggattcacctggtcagtctgcgtCGTGGAGAGAACAGGTGTTCctatggattcacctggtcagtctgtgtcatggagagaacaggtgttcctatggattcacctggtcagtctgtgtcatggagggaacaggtgttcctatggattcacctggtcagtctgcgtCATGGAGAGAACAGATGTTCctatggattcacctggtcagtctgcgtCGTGGAGAGAACAGGTGTTCctatggattcacctggtcagtctgggtCGTGGAGAGAACAGGTGTTCctatggattcacctggtcagtctgggtCATGGAGAGAACAGGTGTTCctatggattcacctggtcagtctgcgtCGTGGAGAGAACAG gtgttcttaa